Proteins from a genomic interval of Dama dama isolate Ldn47 chromosome 1, ASM3311817v1, whole genome shotgun sequence:
- the SLC43A3 gene encoding equilibrative nucleobase transporter 1 yields MQGRSLPFRVATLVTGLLECLGFAGVLFGWTSLVFVFKEQRYFEELCEPDARLLGNATGLDDCRARDEQFSLIFTLASFMNNFMTFPTGYIFDRFQTTVARLIAIFLYTSATLTIAFTSADSAVLLFLAMPMLAVGGILFLITNLQIGNLFGKHRSTIITMYNGAFDSSSAVFLIIKLLYEQGITIKASFIFISVCSVWHVGRTLLLMPRGHIPYPLPADYRYGLCSGDSPQEEDKKAAESKKLELQSKEFISPKKETPGEQQAPGSFWSYVFSQRFTWHVVWLSVIQLWHYLFIGTLNSLLNNLASKDSALVSTYTNAFAVTQFFGVLCAPWNGLLMDRLKHKYQEEAKKTGAPAKAAALRAAVPSLALTSLLCLGFAICASVPVLPLQYATFVLQVVSRSFLYGCNAAFLTLAFPSEHFGKLFGLVMALSAVVSLLQFPLFTLIKGPLQGDPLYVNLILVLLTLLTFVHPFLVDRECQRKGKPSEVA; encoded by the exons ATGCAGGGCCGCAGCCTGCCCTTCCGTGTGGCCACCCTGGTGACAGGCCTCCTGGAGTGCCTCGGCTTCGCGGGCGTCCTCTTTGGCTGGACGTCCCTGGTGTTCGTCTTCAAAGAGCAGCGTTACTTTGAGGAGCTATGTGAACCGGATGCCAGGCTGCTGGGCAATGCCACCGGGCTGGATG ACTGCAGGGCCCGGGACGAGCAGTTCTCACTCATCTTCACCCTGGCCTCCTTCATGAACAACTTCATGACCTTCCCCACGGGCTACATCTTCGACCGTTTCCAGACCACTGTGGCCCGCCTCATTGCCAT ATTTCTCTACACCAGCGCCACGCTCACCATAGCCTTCACCTCTGCAG ACTCAGCTGTGCTGCTCTTCCTGGCCATGCCCATGCTTGCCGTTGGGGGCATCCTGTTCTTGATCACCAACCTGCAG ATCGGGAACCTGTTTGGCAAACACCGCTCGACCATCATCACCATGTACAATGGGGCGTTTGACTCCTCCTCGGCTGTCTTCCTCATCATCAAG CTCCTTTATGAACAGGGCATCACCATCAAGGCCTCCTTTATCTTCATCTCTGTCTGCAGTGTCTGGCACGTTGGGCGCACTCTCCTCCTGATGCCCCGGGGGCACATCCCCTACCCGCTGCCCGCCGACTACCGCTACGG TCTCTGCTCTGGGGACAGCCCCCAAGAGGAAGACAAGAAGGCAGCTGAGTCCAAAAAGCTGGAGCTGCAGTCAAAGGAGTTCATTTCCCCGAAGAAAG AGACCCCTGGAGAGCAGCAGGCACCCGGCTCCTTCTGGAGCTATGTCTTCTCTCAGCGCTTTACCTGGCACGTGGTGTGGCTGTCCGTGATACAGCTGTGGCATTACCTCTTCATCGGCACCCTCAACTCCCTGCTGAACAACTTGGCCAGCAAGGATAGCGCACTAG TCAGCACCTACACAAACGCCTTTGCCGTGACTCAGTTCTTTGGAGTGCTGTGTGCGCCCTGGAATGGCCTGCTCATGGACCGGCTCAAACACAAGTACCAGGAGGAGGCGAAGAAAACAG GGGCCCCGGCCAAGGCCGCCGCCCTGCGCGCGGCGGTGCCCTCGCTGGCCCTGACGtccctgctgtgcctgggcttcGCCATCTGCGCGTCCGTGCCGGTGCTCCCGCTGCAATACGCCACCTTCGTCCTGCAGGTGGTCAGCCGCTCCTTTCTCTACGGCTGCAACGCGGCCTTCCTCACGCTGGC GTTCCCCTCGGAGCACTTCGGGAAGCTGTTTGGACTTGTGATGGCCTTGTCGGCTGTTGTGTCTTTGCTGCAGTTCCCCCTGTTCACCCTCATCAAAGGCCCTCTCCAGGGTGACCCATTATAC GTGAACTTGATCCTGGTGCTGCTGACTCTGCTGACGTTCGTGCATCCCTTCCTGGTGGACCGGGAGTGCCAGCGGAAGGGAAAACCCTCTGAGGTCGCCTAG